A genomic window from Terriglobales bacterium includes:
- a CDS encoding heterodisulfide reductase-related iron-sulfur binding cluster, with protein MTPYTNIETEQTAVTGHTLQMGQSNFAGTDRPTWDLYATCVHCGLCLNHCPTYRVLGMEMDSPRGRIYQVLQVDSGRLAIGDSFVTHIDRCLDCRACETACPSGVQYGHIVERARAQIEQHYKRPWLTRQLRAFFYRHVLGNPQRLSAIAKLLRFYQRSGLQTLARSSGLLRLLGVAKLEQLQPKIDDKFFFDQIGKIFPAEGERRATVALHAGCIASVAFSALNDATIRVLRKNGVEVWVPKNQNCCGALHAHAGYRDEARKLAHQNIAAMLDDRFDAIVTNAAGCGSTLKEYGDLLREDAKRDHAEKFAKKVKDITEFLDELGLRPPARKLNIRATYQDPCHLAHGQRIRNAPRQLLRAIGLELEEMPHSDQCCGSAGSYNVTQNDLSMKILDAKISDIGCTSAELVVTANVGCMLQLRAGMERMGRSVPVKHVVGVLDECY; from the coding sequence ATGACACCCTATACCAACATCGAAACAGAGCAGACCGCTGTCACCGGGCACACCCTGCAGATGGGCCAATCGAACTTCGCCGGAACTGATCGCCCCACCTGGGACCTTTATGCGACGTGCGTCCACTGCGGTCTGTGCCTGAATCACTGCCCGACCTATCGCGTGCTCGGCATGGAAATGGACTCGCCGCGCGGACGCATCTACCAAGTGCTCCAGGTCGATTCCGGACGGCTTGCGATCGGCGACTCGTTCGTCACCCATATCGACCGCTGCCTCGACTGTCGCGCCTGCGAGACTGCCTGCCCATCTGGCGTGCAATACGGACACATCGTCGAACGCGCCCGCGCGCAGATCGAGCAGCATTACAAGCGACCGTGGCTCACGCGTCAATTGCGCGCGTTCTTCTATCGTCATGTGCTCGGGAATCCGCAACGGCTCAGCGCCATCGCCAAACTGTTGCGCTTTTATCAGCGCTCAGGCTTGCAGACTCTGGCGCGATCTTCCGGACTGCTTCGGCTGCTGGGCGTGGCAAAGCTGGAGCAGTTGCAGCCGAAGATCGACGACAAGTTTTTCTTTGACCAAATCGGGAAAATATTCCCTGCGGAGGGAGAGCGCCGCGCGACCGTCGCCCTTCACGCCGGATGCATCGCCAGCGTTGCCTTCTCTGCTCTGAACGACGCTACTATTCGCGTGCTTAGAAAGAACGGCGTTGAAGTCTGGGTCCCCAAGAACCAGAACTGCTGTGGCGCTCTTCACGCCCATGCAGGCTACCGCGACGAAGCACGAAAGCTTGCGCACCAGAACATCGCGGCAATGCTCGATGACCGCTTCGATGCCATCGTGACCAATGCCGCCGGCTGCGGCTCGACGCTGAAAGAATATGGCGATCTACTACGTGAAGACGCGAAGCGCGATCACGCCGAGAAGTTCGCAAAAAAGGTGAAAGATATAACCGAGTTTCTGGACGAGCTCGGTCTACGTCCGCCCGCCCGGAAGCTAAACATCCGCGCGACCTACCAGGACCCATGCCATCTCGCCCATGGACAGCGCATTCGCAATGCGCCACGGCAACTCTTGCGTGCCATTGGCCTTGAGCTCGAAGAGATGCCACACTCCGATCAATGCTGCGGTAGTGCCGGCAGCTACAACGTCACGCAGAACGATCTGTCGATGAAAATTCTCGACGCAAAGATAAGCGACATCGGCTGCACATCTGCCGAACTCGTTGTCACCGCAAACGTCGGCTGTATGCTGCAACTGCGTGCCGGAATGGAACGCATGGGCCGCTCTGTTCCCGTTAAGCACGTGGTTGGAGTGCTCGACGAGTGTTATTGA
- a CDS encoding energy transducer TonB, with translation MATHLVVAALLLSSFCFADLKYRMHTTGRPVPTSDTVVYVHGDRIRVEFPDNGRVNIRQCDLNRVVHLDPQTKTYRVQELEPEPEAAQDDSAPSTRPSSCRMKTRREVEETGEFQKLLGFDAQHVRIFIYKDPVPESCPENQPLASILVQERDGWYIQVPWLPECPAPKDKNASTNRAFDVPDHYLRSDGTLTPDLLPAKVDVKRRRGQELQTAFTAEASDISTDALDPVLFDVPSDYREVPAHDVASCSGTPEIVAHLEDGSAVYRVGCGIQPPQPLRRQEPDYSERARKKKISGTVQLSAVVDSGGNVRDIQVTKSLERSLDQQAIAALNKWIFEPATKDGQPVAVKLEIEMSFRLY, from the coding sequence ATGGCTACCCATCTTGTAGTCGCAGCACTTCTCCTCTCCAGCTTCTGCTTCGCCGATCTCAAATATCGAATGCACACGACAGGAAGGCCGGTGCCTACTTCGGATACGGTCGTCTATGTGCATGGCGATCGTATCCGCGTCGAATTCCCCGACAACGGACGCGTGAATATCCGCCAGTGCGACCTGAACCGCGTCGTACATCTCGATCCACAAACGAAGACCTATCGTGTACAGGAGCTCGAACCCGAGCCAGAGGCAGCCCAAGACGATTCTGCTCCCAGTACGAGACCATCATCGTGCCGAATGAAAACAAGGAGGGAAGTCGAAGAGACCGGGGAATTCCAGAAGCTCCTCGGCTTTGACGCGCAGCACGTTCGCATCTTCATTTACAAGGACCCTGTGCCGGAATCGTGCCCGGAAAATCAGCCCCTCGCCTCGATACTCGTTCAGGAGCGTGATGGATGGTACATCCAGGTTCCCTGGCTGCCCGAGTGTCCTGCTCCCAAAGATAAAAATGCGAGCACAAACAGGGCCTTCGATGTGCCGGATCACTATCTTCGCAGCGATGGCACGCTCACTCCTGACCTGCTTCCGGCAAAGGTAGATGTGAAGCGCCGCCGAGGACAGGAACTGCAGACCGCCTTCACCGCCGAGGCATCGGATATTTCGACGGACGCACTTGATCCCGTGCTATTCGACGTTCCCTCCGATTATCGCGAGGTGCCCGCGCACGATGTCGCCAGTTGTTCCGGCACTCCTGAGATCGTTGCCCATCTTGAGGATGGATCGGCAGTCTATCGCGTCGGGTGCGGCATCCAACCTCCTCAACCGCTTCGACGACAGGAGCCCGACTATTCCGAGCGCGCAAGAAAGAAAAAAATCTCAGGCACGGTCCAGCTTTCCGCCGTCGTTGATTCAGGTGGAAATGTGCGCGATATTCAGGTTACGAAATCGCTGGAACGCAGCCTCGATCAGCAGGCGATCGCTGCTCTTAATAAATGGATATTCGAGCCAGCGACCAAAGACGGCCAGCCTGTCGCGGTGAAACTCGAGATCGAAATGAGCTTTCGGCTTTATTGA